In Saccharolobus solfataricus, a genomic segment contains:
- the meaB gene encoding methylmalonyl Co-A mutase-associated GTPase MeaB → MLNNNLSKLIEEALNGNELAIARLLTKIEYMTDEGISALGTLSKRSGNAHVIGITGIPGSGKSTIIGGLIQEYVSRGHRVGVIVIDPSSPYTMGSFMGNRLRFQDKTMLKNVFVRSIGSRGYLGGISAEALMLTEALDGLGYDKIIIETVGAGQTDTEVEQSVHTILVVSIPGAGDDIQALKAGIMEIGDIYVLNKADRQDAELAFNTLKFAIDSAEISYRNGWKPLIVKTVAIKNEGIIELVNKIEDHLNYLKQKELFKKRIIDRRAKIVELIARRKIDEIISEIVKKNYNTIINEDITEAIPKVIHNVKELLR, encoded by the coding sequence GTGTTGAATAACAATTTATCAAAATTAATAGAAGAAGCATTAAATGGAAATGAATTAGCAATAGCTAGGTTATTAACAAAGATTGAGTACATGACCGATGAAGGAATAAGTGCATTAGGAACTCTCTCAAAAAGATCGGGAAATGCACATGTTATTGGCATAACCGGAATCCCCGGGTCAGGGAAGAGTACCATAATAGGCGGATTAATCCAAGAATACGTATCTAGAGGGCATCGAGTTGGAGTGATAGTAATAGACCCATCTAGTCCATACACTATGGGTTCCTTTATGGGAAATAGGTTAAGATTTCAAGATAAGACAATGCTCAAAAACGTTTTCGTGAGAAGTATAGGATCTAGAGGATATCTTGGTGGAATTTCAGCAGAAGCACTAATGCTTACTGAAGCTCTAGATGGATTAGGATATGATAAAATAATAATAGAGACCGTAGGGGCTGGACAAACAGATACGGAAGTAGAGCAGAGTGTTCACACAATTTTAGTAGTATCAATACCCGGTGCGGGAGATGATATACAAGCGTTGAAGGCTGGAATAATGGAAATTGGAGATATATACGTTTTAAATAAGGCTGACAGACAAGATGCTGAATTGGCATTTAATACACTAAAATTCGCTATTGATAGTGCAGAGATTTCCTACAGAAATGGATGGAAACCACTTATTGTTAAGACTGTAGCAATAAAAAATGAGGGAATTATTGAATTAGTGAACAAAATAGAGGATCATCTTAATTATTTGAAACAAAAAGAGTTATTTAAAAAGAGAATAATAGACAGAAGAGCTAAAATAGTTGAGTTAATAGCGAGAAGAAAAATAGATGAAATAATAAGTGAAATAGTTAAAAAGAATTACAACACAATTATAAATGAAGATATTACAGAAGCTATACCAAAAGTCATACATAATGTAAAAGAATTACTTAGGTAA
- a CDS encoding cobalamin B12-binding domain-containing protein yields the protein MMITTKRIKVIVAKLGLDGHDRGAKVVARALKDAGMEVVYTGLRQTPEQIVRAALQEDADVIGISILSGAHLELIPKVVEIMKQNGLNDVGLIVGGVIPPEDIKKLKEMGVDEVFLPGSSLKEIVEKVKKVAREKRGISVE from the coding sequence ATGATGATTACAACAAAAAGAATTAAGGTTATTGTGGCAAAATTAGGTTTAGATGGGCACGATAGAGGGGCAAAAGTAGTTGCAAGAGCACTAAAAGATGCGGGAATGGAGGTAGTGTATACTGGATTAAGACAAACTCCAGAACAGATAGTAAGAGCTGCATTGCAGGAAGACGCAGACGTTATAGGAATTAGCATATTAAGCGGAGCTCATTTGGAGTTGATACCAAAAGTAGTAGAGATAATGAAACAAAATGGATTAAATGATGTAGGATTAATAGTTGGAGGAGTAATACCGCCAGAGGATATTAAAAAGTTAAAAGAAATGGGAGTTGATGAAGTCTTTCTGCCTGGTAGTAGTCTTAAAGAAATAGTAGAGAAGGTTAAAAAGGTAGCAAGGGAAAAAAGAGGTATAAGTGTTGAATAA
- a CDS encoding ArsR family transcriptional regulator: protein MEEELTGTAKRIYLYLLRQRRPVGIRKIQKDLNLSSPSIVSYHIKKLIEDGLVKEVDEGYIVTKVILEDYVRFRSALIPRSVFLTSFLASSLIILIYLIISHPFSADIFSLIIIFIITMISVYDVGRKYKKLKSL, encoded by the coding sequence ATGGAAGAGGAGTTGACAGGGACTGCTAAGAGAATATACCTATACCTTCTTAGGCAGAGAAGGCCAGTTGGAATTAGGAAAATACAAAAGGATCTTAATTTGAGTTCTCCATCCATCGTAAGTTATCATATTAAGAAACTGATCGAAGATGGGCTAGTTAAGGAAGTTGATGAAGGGTATATAGTTACTAAAGTAATATTAGAAGATTACGTAAGGTTTAGAAGTGCACTTATTCCTAGATCCGTGTTTCTTACTTCTTTTCTAGCCTCCTCACTTATAATCCTAATATATCTTATTATAAGCCATCCCTTTTCAGCTGACATATTTTCATTAATAATAATTTTCATAATTACTATGATATCAGTTTATGATGTGGGTAGAAAATATAAAAAACTTAAATCTTTGTAA
- a CDS encoding sulfite exporter TauE/SafE family protein → MFQDPTFQITVTQLQYLLSIISGILVGFSLGLIGGGGSILAIPLLLYFVGLANGIPPGSPEYTYITHLTLGTTALAVGLNSYINSYMHFRRGNVRVPEGIIFTIPGVIGDVIGAYLSHLMSGALILFLFGFLMIAVAIRMWRSKCNPNRSVLYNNSHKLSLRERIKVTKVIPAGFLVGFASGYFGIGGGFLVVPGLLFSTGLDMLRAVGTSLIAVGTFGVTAAITYAVYGYVDIVISLLYLLGGVVGGYTGSTIASRMPRQTLRKLFAIIIIVVAIYTMYINRVGVVELLHFL, encoded by the coding sequence ATGTTTCAAGATCCAACATTTCAAATCACCGTAACTCAATTACAATACTTGCTTTCTATCATTTCTGGAATATTGGTAGGATTCAGCCTCGGTCTTATTGGAGGAGGAGGTTCGATTCTCGCAATTCCCCTTCTATTATACTTTGTAGGTTTAGCAAATGGAATTCCACCTGGATCACCAGAATATACCTATATAACACATCTTACCTTAGGAACTACAGCACTTGCGGTCGGTCTAAATTCCTACATCAACTCTTATATGCATTTTAGGAGAGGTAATGTTAGAGTACCAGAAGGAATAATATTCACAATTCCAGGAGTAATAGGGGATGTAATAGGGGCTTATCTGAGCCATTTAATGTCGGGGGCGTTAATCCTATTTCTCTTCGGCTTTCTGATGATCGCAGTAGCAATTAGAATGTGGAGATCTAAATGCAATCCTAATAGAAGCGTATTATACAATAACTCTCATAAATTGAGTCTACGTGAAAGAATAAAAGTAACTAAAGTAATCCCAGCAGGGTTTTTAGTAGGGTTTGCCTCTGGATACTTCGGAATAGGAGGAGGGTTTCTGGTAGTTCCAGGTTTATTGTTCAGCACTGGTTTAGATATGCTTAGGGCTGTCGGTACATCACTAATTGCAGTAGGTACGTTTGGTGTTACGGCAGCAATTACATACGCGGTGTATGGGTATGTTGATATAGTGATAAGCTTACTATACCTATTAGGAGGAGTAGTTGGTGGATATACTGGATCCACAATTGCGTCAAGAATGCCAAGACAAACTTTAAGGAAACTATTTGCAATAATTATTATAGTAGTTGCTATATATACGATGTACATAAATAGAGTAGGAGTAGTAGAATTATTGCATTTTCTGTAA
- a CDS encoding metal-dependent transcriptional regulator gives MSNLSRREFSYLLTIKRYNDSGEGAKINRIAKDLKIAPSSVFEEVSHLEEKGLVKKKEDGVWITNNGTRSINYLIKAHRVIEILLVNIGIDKQTACEYSKQFDYLIPEEIIDKLYNYLGKPSYCPHGLEIPL, from the coding sequence ATGTCTAACTTATCACGAAGAGAATTCTCATATCTGCTTACCATAAAAAGATACAATGACAGTGGGGAAGGTGCAAAGATAAATAGAATTGCAAAGGATCTAAAAATAGCTCCGTCAAGCGTTTTTGAGGAAGTATCCCATTTAGAAGAGAAAGGATTAGTGAAAAAGAAAGAAGATGGCGTGTGGATTACCAATAATGGAACGAGAAGTATAAATTACCTAATAAAAGCTCATAGAGTGATAGAGATACTACTTGTTAATATTGGAATAGATAAACAAACAGCTTGTGAATATTCCAAACAGTTTGACTATCTTATACCCGAGGAGATTATCGATAAATTGTATAATTACTTAGGAAAGCCTTCTTACTGTCCACACGGGTTAGAGATACCGCTCTAA
- a CDS encoding dihydrodipicolinate synthase family protein → MKENISALVTPYDDKENINTEALQQLLDFLIKKGIKDFWVLGTSGEFNMLSQDERILVVSKIREMVKGKIYVGVNENSTRNSLILAKKYYDLGVDYIFSVPPIYHKPSEKGLISYFSELRNAIDLPLFIYNIPSFTGYNVPLHIIEKLAREYVLDGMKYSTTDFVSFLKYLKALKGVNKNFKVFIGEDRMILSALILDTDGAVSGISNLVPELVTNLFLEFDRGNIQRAIEIQRILNKLVDVVSLGDYPSGIKIGLRYRGINVGSVRKPLLEDSRAEGEIYNVLKELGI, encoded by the coding sequence GTGAAAGAGAATATTTCCGCTCTTGTTACACCCTATGACGATAAGGAAAATATAAATACTGAAGCGTTACAACAGCTATTGGACTTTTTAATTAAAAAAGGAATTAAGGACTTTTGGGTTCTTGGCACTAGTGGAGAGTTTAATATGCTTTCTCAAGATGAGAGAATATTAGTAGTTAGTAAAATACGTGAGATGGTTAAAGGTAAAATATATGTAGGTGTCAATGAGAACTCAACCAGAAATAGTCTAATATTAGCTAAAAAATACTATGATCTAGGTGTTGATTATATTTTTTCAGTTCCACCTATTTATCATAAACCTTCAGAAAAAGGACTAATATCGTATTTTAGCGAGTTGCGTAATGCTATAGATTTACCATTATTCATATATAATATACCCTCCTTTACAGGATATAATGTTCCTCTTCATATAATTGAGAAGCTAGCGAGAGAGTACGTATTAGATGGTATGAAGTACTCAACTACAGATTTTGTCTCTTTTCTAAAGTATTTAAAGGCACTAAAAGGAGTAAATAAGAACTTCAAAGTATTCATTGGCGAGGATAGGATGATCCTTTCCGCTCTTATTTTAGATACTGATGGTGCAGTTTCTGGTATTTCCAATTTAGTTCCTGAATTAGTCACCAATTTATTCTTGGAATTTGATAGAGGTAACATTCAGAGGGCTATAGAGATTCAGAGAATTTTGAACAAATTGGTAGACGTGGTAAGTTTAGGCGATTATCCCAGTGGTATTAAGATAGGTTTAAGGTATAGGGGAATTAATGTCGGTAGTGTTAGGAAACCTTTATTAGAGGATAGTAGAGCCGAAGGTGAAATATATAATGTACTGAAAGAATTAGGTATATAG
- the udg gene encoding type-4 uracil-DNA glycosylase: MDNLDLIADEVRKCQKCKLWKFRKNAVPGEGNSKAEIMFIGEAPGENEDIEGKPFVGVAGKLLTRLINEILGLSREDVFITNLVKCRPPNNRDPEEDEILACSPYLTRQIESIRPHIIITLGRHSTSYLFKKMNMKMESIGKVRGKFYTWNIYGYKILVFPTYHPAAALYNPPIRKVLEEDFRKVKEALSSKPITLDNFLYGSGDKGEKGNSNSGK, translated from the coding sequence ATGGATAACTTGGATCTTATTGCAGATGAGGTAAGAAAATGCCAAAAGTGTAAGTTATGGAAATTTAGGAAAAATGCTGTACCCGGAGAGGGTAATAGCAAAGCCGAAATTATGTTTATAGGAGAAGCACCTGGAGAGAATGAGGATATTGAGGGCAAACCTTTTGTTGGGGTAGCCGGTAAACTTCTAACTAGACTTATAAATGAGATCTTAGGTCTCAGTAGAGAAGACGTGTTTATAACGAATTTAGTCAAATGCAGGCCTCCAAATAATAGGGATCCGGAAGAAGATGAAATACTTGCTTGCTCTCCATATTTAACTAGACAAATTGAATCTATAAGACCTCATATTATAATAACTTTAGGTAGGCATTCTACGTCTTATCTATTTAAGAAAATGAACATGAAAATGGAATCCATCGGGAAAGTTAGGGGAAAATTTTATACGTGGAATATATACGGATATAAGATTCTAGTATTTCCCACATATCATCCAGCTGCAGCTCTTTATAATCCCCCTATTAGAAAAGTACTAGAAGAAGACTTCAGAAAAGTTAAAGAAGCATTAAGTTCAAAACCTATTACTCTGGATAATTTCTTGTATGGATCTGGGGATAAAGGGGAAAAAGGTAATAGTAACAGCGGCAAGTAA
- a CDS encoding SDR family oxidoreductase, producing MDLGIKGKKVIVTAASKGIGLAIAKRFLEEGAKVIISSNDESNLMKAYNKLKEIHSENVSYIKADLMNPHEVKSLVHEGYRKLGGLDVLAYVTGSPKPGNLFSLSDKDWMDAFNLLLLSAVVAVREAGQLMQSGGRIILSTSTTLRQPIDNLDLSNVVRLSLAGLIKVASRELGPKGILVNGVMPGWTKTERLLQIIRDRAIREGKSEDEVLKSIVADVPLGRAGEPEEIANVVLFLASNLSTYVTGALIPVDGGSIKGVF from the coding sequence ATGGATCTGGGGATAAAGGGGAAAAAGGTAATAGTAACAGCGGCAAGTAAAGGTATAGGTTTGGCCATAGCTAAGCGTTTTTTAGAGGAGGGTGCTAAAGTCATCATTTCATCTAATGACGAATCAAACTTAATGAAAGCATACAATAAACTAAAGGAGATTCATAGTGAAAATGTAAGTTACATAAAAGCAGATTTGATGAATCCACACGAAGTTAAGTCTCTAGTTCATGAGGGCTATAGAAAACTTGGAGGTTTAGATGTTTTAGCTTACGTTACTGGTAGTCCAAAACCTGGAAATTTATTTTCCTTATCAGATAAGGACTGGATGGATGCGTTCAATCTACTCTTGTTAAGTGCAGTTGTTGCAGTTAGAGAAGCTGGTCAGCTAATGCAAAGTGGTGGTAGGATAATACTATCCACGTCAACCACATTAAGGCAACCTATAGATAACCTCGATTTGTCAAATGTTGTAAGGCTTTCATTAGCAGGGCTAATAAAGGTTGCGTCGAGGGAACTAGGACCTAAGGGTATTTTAGTAAATGGAGTAATGCCTGGTTGGACAAAGACAGAAAGATTGCTTCAGATTATAAGGGATAGAGCAATAAGGGAGGGTAAGAGTGAAGATGAAGTTCTTAAGTCAATTGTCGCGGATGTGCCTCTAGGTAGAGCAGGGGAGCCTGAAGAAATTGCTAATGTTGTATTATTTTTAGCGTCAAATCTTTCTACTTATGTTACCGGTGCCCTAATACCGGTAGATGGTGGGAGTATAAAAGGAGTCTTTTAA
- a CDS encoding ATP-dependent nuclease has product MRITEFYVSNFRSLSEVNLKDLGGFNIVVGYNGYGKTNLLSSIFLFVKNLSAGIEKRSIEDRNQEFILLWQGYDVSKPIMIGGKVEFSPEESNKIVGKNQKITLEIINKMRYNNKFVEWNLDTLYINGSPPGEDDLKVAKKLAEYASQAIEYVPIFDQTYFDETLKRMTEMNKSPINLRKYWYDFVNLVAATIPEVKGMEFWDGRRLVLNVYNLPIYIDLAASGFQRVILMLFIIWLSGNKILLIEEPEVNMHPTLQAKIMKLIKNWTDNNILQSFLTTHSPYIVEMAADSYVVMRRVNGNSTAITVKPTPDLRGTISLLNASLSNILFSRIIILTSELAEPSVIVNWLKRLNINVEDNGISIYKVSSDLELQHWLKLKNMLNLDVIFLGLCDKLDMSLKDYCVPLSREVENFYSKQALLEVLRRLGIYPDEKEIRDLGKEENLRWIINVLRKRGIEYEKLRMSIGELITDVDSIEIPKEIEILANKIKSLQATL; this is encoded by the coding sequence GTGAGGATTACTGAATTTTACGTTTCCAACTTTAGGAGTCTCAGTGAGGTGAATTTAAAGGATCTGGGTGGTTTTAACATAGTCGTTGGTTATAATGGATATGGAAAGACTAATTTGCTTTCATCCATCTTCTTATTTGTCAAAAATTTATCAGCTGGAATAGAAAAAAGGTCAATAGAGGATAGAAATCAAGAGTTTATATTATTATGGCAAGGTTATGATGTTTCAAAACCTATTATGATAGGAGGAAAAGTAGAATTCTCTCCTGAAGAATCAAATAAAATTGTAGGTAAAAATCAAAAGATAACACTAGAGATAATAAATAAAATGAGGTATAATAATAAGTTTGTCGAATGGAATTTGGACACCCTTTATATAAACGGCTCTCCTCCTGGAGAAGATGATTTAAAGGTCGCGAAGAAATTAGCTGAGTATGCATCTCAAGCTATTGAATACGTACCAATTTTTGACCAGACTTATTTCGATGAAACGTTAAAGAGAATGACTGAAATGAACAAGTCACCAATTAACTTAAGAAAGTATTGGTACGATTTCGTCAATTTAGTAGCAGCTACAATACCTGAAGTTAAGGGTATGGAATTTTGGGACGGGAGAAGACTAGTACTTAATGTGTATAATTTACCAATATATATTGACTTAGCAGCAAGTGGCTTCCAGAGAGTCATACTCATGTTATTTATAATCTGGCTAAGCGGAAATAAGATACTATTAATTGAAGAACCAGAGGTGAATATGCATCCAACTCTTCAAGCTAAAATTATGAAATTAATTAAGAATTGGACAGATAATAACATATTACAGTCTTTCCTTACTACACACTCCCCATATATTGTGGAAATGGCAGCAGATAGCTATGTTGTTATGAGAAGAGTTAATGGAAATTCAACTGCGATAACAGTAAAACCTACACCAGACTTAAGGGGTACCATAAGTTTGTTAAATGCTAGTTTAAGTAATATTTTGTTTAGTAGGATCATAATACTCACAAGTGAGTTAGCAGAACCTTCAGTTATAGTGAATTGGTTGAAGAGACTTAATATAAATGTAGAAGATAATGGGATATCTATTTATAAAGTGTCCTCAGACTTAGAATTACAGCACTGGCTTAAATTGAAGAACATGTTGAACTTGGACGTAATATTCCTTGGGTTATGCGATAAGTTAGATATGAGCTTAAAGGATTACTGTGTTCCTTTAAGTCGCGAGGTAGAGAATTTCTATAGTAAACAAGCCCTATTAGAGGTCTTAAGAAGACTTGGCATATATCCAGATGAAAAAGAAATAAGAGATTTAGGCAAAGAGGAAAACTTACGATGGATTATAAATGTTTTGAGGAAAAGAGGCATAGAATACGAGAAACTTAGGATGTCAATAGGAGAACTTATAACTGATGTTGACAGTATCGAAATACCTAAAGAAATAGAGATATTAGCGAATAAAATTAAATCCCTCCAAGCTACATTATAA